In the Pseudoalteromonas undina genome, one interval contains:
- a CDS encoding M56 family metallopeptidase has protein sequence MMDYFVTCTIISVCCLLTSLGMKSAPSRLNFYVIMLALIAWFVPWQYFSQLPLFESTSQYTVNVAEFSFLNTLIAPTSAQVITSESSIIAPVSWLPSLNHIFSVLLFSGIGLFTLRVAMYVKLVKNLKANSSLYSTSKRENCIYPIRFTSIGGPAFATGLVNPVVWLTPEMENRKELNSVIEHELTHLQQGDIYWTWLICFIESVFWWNPICSKLARLAKEQLELSCDEKCMRKLKGKYQLDLASLLLSEHEKKSKYNFFTPPLLNIEHSKSFNIQRIKMLNKEKTMKSKHMVMALAALSFSALAAAQIVDENPKNEQHSAQKQPAASNQYNQQLAQLLEVAGDAKSDQPTQLIQTAKNIQKWYANRDVLSGFEEGEIKLESYTLLVHIFSKLEQYEDILSAYETWYPAGSNPPYFTKNSLAHAYIQLGRYELAIAELEGLSRELNGNLHAGSAGNLALAYIYSADYDKALDTLQQASLEGSAYGDVLKYYIFDQQNNQTKMAELKGRLPAAFAVTPALLPRVGIPQSPLLAKL, from the coding sequence ATGATGGATTATTTTGTAACTTGCACAATTATTAGTGTGTGTTGTTTGCTTACATCATTAGGGATGAAAAGTGCCCCTTCTAGATTAAATTTTTACGTAATAATGCTGGCTTTAATAGCCTGGTTTGTTCCTTGGCAATACTTTTCTCAATTGCCATTATTTGAAAGTACATCGCAATATACTGTTAATGTTGCTGAGTTTAGTTTTTTAAATACGTTAATAGCCCCTACCAGTGCGCAGGTCATAACATCAGAAAGTAGCATTATTGCACCAGTGAGTTGGTTACCATCATTAAACCATATTTTTAGTGTATTGCTGTTTAGTGGAATTGGCTTGTTTACATTGCGTGTTGCTATGTATGTAAAGTTAGTCAAAAACTTAAAAGCTAACTCAAGCTTATATAGCACTTCAAAACGAGAAAACTGTATATACCCAATAAGATTCACCTCAATTGGAGGGCCTGCTTTTGCAACAGGATTAGTCAATCCGGTTGTTTGGCTTACTCCTGAGATGGAAAATCGAAAAGAATTAAACTCTGTTATTGAGCACGAATTAACGCACTTACAACAAGGTGATATTTATTGGACATGGCTAATTTGCTTTATAGAAAGTGTTTTTTGGTGGAACCCAATATGCTCAAAACTAGCGCGTTTGGCAAAAGAGCAGTTAGAGCTTAGTTGTGACGAAAAATGTATGCGTAAACTCAAAGGTAAGTATCAGTTAGATTTAGCCAGTTTGTTACTCTCTGAGCATGAAAAAAAATCTAAATATAACTTTTTCACTCCCCCTCTTTTGAATATTGAACACTCAAAGAGTTTTAATATTCAAAGGATCAAAATGTTAAACAAGGAAAAAACAATGAAAAGTAAACATATGGTAATGGCTTTGGCTGCACTGTCTTTTAGCGCGTTGGCAGCAGCACAAATTGTTGATGAAAATCCAAAGAATGAACAACATAGTGCGCAAAAACAGCCCGCTGCTAGTAATCAGTATAACCAACAGTTAGCGCAACTTTTAGAGGTAGCTGGTGATGCAAAAAGTGATCAACCAACACAACTAATACAAACGGCAAAAAATATTCAAAAATGGTATGCAAATAGAGATGTGCTATCAGGTTTTGAAGAGGGAGAAATTAAATTAGAAAGTTATACTTTACTCGTTCATATTTTTTCTAAACTTGAACAATATGAAGATATTCTAAGTGCTTACGAAACATGGTACCCAGCAGGTAGTAATCCGCCATATTTTACAAAAAACTCACTTGCTCATGCCTACATACAACTTGGTCGTTATGAACTGGCTATTGCTGAGTTAGAGGGGTTGTCTAGAGAGCTTAACGGTAACTTACACGCAGGATCTGCTGGAAACTTAGCATTAGCTTATATTTATAGCGCAGATTACGATAAAGCATTAGACACACTGCAACAAGCTAGTTTAGAGGGAAGTGCTTATGGTGATGTTTTAAAATACTACATTTTTGATCAGCAAAATAATCAAACAAAAATGGCTGAGTTAAAAGGACGTTTACCAGCAGCCTTTGCGGTAACACCGGCTCTACTTCCTCGAGTAGGTATTCCACAATCACCGTTATTAGCTAAATTATAA
- the uvrB gene encoding excinuclease ABC subunit UvrB — protein MSDHFQLVSKFKPAGDQPTAIAQLCEGLEAGLAQQTLLGATGTGKTFTMANIISDLNRPTIIMAHNKTLAAQLYGEMKEFFPHNAVEYFVSYYDYYQPEAYVVASDTFIEKDASINEHIEQMRLSATKALLERRDTIIVASVSAIYGLGDPDSYMKMMLLLKVGEKVDQRDMLRRLAELQYTRNDIDFSRGTYRVRGEVVDIFPAESDTYAVRVEMFDDEVERLSIFDPLTGALEKHIVRATIYPKTHYVTPREKILEAIDKIKAELKERRAQLLSANKLVEEQRIAQRTQYDIEMMTELGYCSGIENYSRYLSGRTPGDPPPTLLDYLPDDALMIIDESHVTVSQIGAMYKGDRSRKENLVEYGFRMPSAMDNRPLRFEEFEAIAPQTIYVSATPGDFELERSNGEVAEQVIRPTGLLDPVIEVRPVGDQVDDLLSEIYKCVEAKERVLVTTLTKRMAEDLTDYLSEHNVKVRYLHSDIDTVERVEIIRDLRAGVFDVLVGINLLREGLDMPEVALVAILDADKEGFLRSARSLIQTIGRAARHLDGRAILYGDRVTKSMAKAIEETDRRREIQHAYNVKHGIEPSALVKKILDVMDVGEDASPQDNLQLIRKDSKKILSAKEIATQIKQLETKMHAYASDLEFEKAASVRDEIHELQQQLIN, from the coding sequence TTGAGCGATCATTTTCAGCTAGTATCAAAATTTAAACCCGCAGGGGATCAGCCAACCGCTATTGCTCAGTTGTGTGAAGGCTTAGAAGCCGGACTGGCCCAGCAAACCTTATTAGGCGCAACGGGAACAGGTAAAACGTTCACTATGGCTAACATTATTAGTGATTTAAACCGGCCAACTATTATTATGGCGCATAATAAAACCTTAGCGGCGCAATTGTATGGCGAAATGAAAGAATTTTTTCCACACAATGCGGTTGAATACTTTGTATCTTACTACGATTACTACCAACCTGAAGCATATGTGGTAGCCAGCGACACCTTTATCGAAAAAGACGCATCTATTAATGAGCATATAGAGCAAATGCGACTCAGCGCCACCAAAGCGCTTTTAGAGCGACGCGATACCATCATCGTTGCCTCTGTATCGGCAATTTATGGTTTGGGCGATCCTGACTCATACATGAAAATGATGCTACTTTTAAAAGTAGGTGAAAAGGTCGATCAACGAGATATGCTGCGCCGCCTTGCAGAGCTACAATATACGCGAAACGATATTGATTTCAGTCGCGGTACATACCGCGTTCGTGGTGAAGTGGTTGATATATTTCCAGCTGAATCAGACACCTATGCAGTGCGTGTAGAAATGTTTGATGACGAAGTTGAACGCTTAAGTATTTTCGACCCATTAACCGGTGCGTTAGAAAAACACATAGTACGTGCCACTATTTATCCTAAAACTCACTATGTAACGCCACGAGAAAAAATTCTCGAAGCCATCGACAAAATAAAAGCAGAACTCAAAGAGCGAAGAGCACAATTACTTAGCGCTAATAAGTTAGTCGAAGAGCAACGCATAGCTCAGCGTACCCAATACGATATAGAAATGATGACCGAGCTTGGTTATTGCTCTGGTATTGAAAACTACAGCCGTTATTTATCGGGGCGCACACCTGGCGATCCACCGCCAACATTACTGGACTATTTACCCGACGATGCATTAATGATTATTGATGAATCGCACGTAACCGTCTCGCAAATTGGCGCCATGTATAAAGGTGATAGAAGCCGTAAAGAAAACCTTGTTGAATACGGTTTTAGGATGCCCTCAGCTATGGATAACAGGCCACTGCGTTTTGAAGAATTTGAGGCCATTGCACCACAAACTATTTATGTATCGGCCACCCCGGGCGACTTTGAATTAGAGCGCAGCAATGGCGAAGTTGCAGAGCAGGTTATTCGTCCAACCGGTTTACTTGACCCGGTTATTGAAGTGCGCCCGGTAGGCGATCAGGTTGATGATTTACTCTCAGAAATTTACAAATGTGTTGAAGCAAAAGAGCGAGTGCTGGTAACCACACTTACCAAACGCATGGCTGAGGATTTGACCGACTACCTGAGTGAGCACAATGTAAAAGTTCGTTATTTACACTCTGATATTGATACCGTAGAGCGGGTAGAAATTATTCGTGATTTACGTGCCGGTGTATTCGATGTGTTAGTAGGCATTAACTTACTACGTGAAGGCTTAGATATGCCAGAAGTGGCATTAGTGGCTATTTTAGATGCCGATAAAGAAGGTTTTTTACGCTCAGCACGCTCACTTATTCAAACAATAGGCCGTGCGGCGCGCCACCTTGATGGTCGCGCTATTCTATACGGTGACAGAGTGACTAAATCGATGGCTAAAGCCATTGAAGAAACCGACCGACGTCGAGAAATACAACACGCTTATAATGTTAAGCACGGTATTGAGCCCAGTGCCTTGGTTAAAAAGATACTTGATGTAATGGATGTAGGTGAAGATGCCTCACCACAAGACAATCTACAGCTTATTCGTAAAGACTCTAAAAAAATCCTCAGTGCTAAAGAGATTGCAACGCAAATTAAGCAGTTAGAAACCAAAATGCATGCGTATGCCAGTGATTTAGAATTTGAAAAAGCCGCCTCAGTGCGCGACGAAATACATGAACTACAACAACAGTTGATTAATTAA
- a CDS encoding class I SAM-dependent methyltransferase — translation MTTDFTPLINALADTPFSDNELCRVFHGRGHSVEALSHINLDFYPPSLFLVSYSEIDEETLAALTDTLWQWAQQHHPELITALVYQQRAGLQSHNTLVHGQLPVRHSVAENGVRFLVDLMSKQNTGIFPDMRKGREFVMQNSKHAKVLNLFSYTCGFSVAAMHGGADHVMNMDMSKGVLKVGKQNHQLNNVDRGVSFLPHDILKSFGKLKKAAPFDLIIVDPPSFQKGSFILTKDYQKVLRRLPELLNDTTQLLLCANSPELTENDFKALIEEHTQGAIEFVKRLKPTDRFIEIDSDKSLKALVYKTKT, via the coding sequence ATGACAACCGATTTTACTCCCCTTATAAATGCTTTGGCAGACACGCCTTTTTCCGACAATGAGCTTTGCCGCGTTTTTCATGGGCGTGGCCACAGTGTGGAAGCGCTTAGTCATATTAACTTAGACTTTTACCCACCAAGTTTGTTTTTGGTGTCATACAGTGAAATTGACGAGGAAACACTTGCTGCACTCACCGATACGTTATGGCAATGGGCACAACAACATCATCCAGAGTTAATTACTGCATTGGTGTATCAACAGCGAGCTGGGCTACAAAGCCATAACACCCTTGTTCACGGTCAACTGCCAGTTCGTCATAGCGTAGCCGAAAATGGGGTGCGTTTTTTGGTTGATTTAATGAGTAAGCAAAACACCGGTATTTTTCCTGATATGCGAAAAGGCCGTGAGTTTGTCATGCAAAATAGTAAGCACGCCAAAGTACTTAATTTGTTTTCTTATACCTGTGGTTTTTCGGTTGCGGCTATGCACGGCGGTGCAGATCATGTGATGAACATGGATATGAGCAAAGGTGTGTTAAAAGTAGGTAAGCAAAACCACCAACTCAATAATGTCGATCGTGGGGTCAGTTTTTTACCGCACGATATTTTAAAGTCGTTTGGTAAGCTAAAAAAAGCCGCACCGTTTGATTTAATTATTGTTGATCCGCCCAGTTTTCAAAAAGGCAGTTTTATTTTAACCAAAGACTATCAAAAAGTGCTGCGCAGACTTCCTGAGCTTTTAAACGATACTACACAATTATTGCTATGCGCTAATAGCCCAGAGCTTACAGAAAACGATTTTAAAGCACTTATTGAAGAGCATACTCAAGGTGCTATTGAGTTTGTTAAACGCCTAAAACCTACCGATCGCTTTATTGAAATTGATAGCGATAAAAGCTTAAAAGCATTGGTGTACAAAACAAAAACATAG
- a CDS encoding tRNA (adenine(22)-N(1))-methyltransferase TrmK, translating to MKLSKRLNAINSLITQSYDIVWDCCCDHGFLGMALLERGIAKQINFVDIIPELMEALEQSLQQFEQGKSLPSWQVRCEDVAQIKLPTGAKQVIVIAGVGGDLCLKLIEQIIANNPHSLKQLSFIICPIMHLYKVRAGLKACNFQLDSEQIIVENKRFYEVLQVSFNATGTITKTGAHMWDKHNPQHHQYQQQLLDHYTRMLNKDRVYYQKVITEYQRVFER from the coding sequence ATGAAACTGAGTAAACGTTTAAACGCCATCAATTCGTTAATTACACAGTCTTACGATATTGTTTGGGATTGTTGTTGCGATCATGGCTTTTTAGGTATGGCATTACTTGAGCGCGGCATAGCCAAACAAATAAACTTTGTTGATATTATTCCAGAGTTAATGGAAGCGCTTGAGCAGTCGCTACAACAATTTGAGCAAGGAAAGTCTTTGCCTTCATGGCAAGTGCGCTGCGAAGATGTTGCGCAAATTAAACTGCCAACAGGTGCTAAGCAAGTAATCGTTATTGCGGGAGTGGGGGGCGATTTATGCTTAAAGCTCATTGAGCAAATTATTGCTAATAATCCGCACAGCCTTAAACAACTAAGTTTTATTATTTGCCCTATTATGCACCTCTATAAAGTACGTGCGGGTTTAAAAGCGTGTAATTTTCAGCTCGATAGCGAGCAAATTATTGTTGAAAACAAGCGTTTTTACGAAGTGCTACAAGTCAGTTTTAATGCCACTGGCACTATTACTAAAACGGGGGCTCATATGTGGGATAAACATAACCCTCAACATCATCAATATCAGCAACAATTGCTTGACCATTATACTCGAATGCTCAATAAAGATAGAGTTTACTATCAAAAAGTTATAACAGAGTATCAACGCGTATTTGAACGCTAA
- a CDS encoding methyltransferase family protein, whose product MLNNKIPPVVVVVFFAAVMALIAHYTVIDFSAFITYLSLALVATGCIFCIAGVVSFRFAKTTVLPNKPEQASSLVTSGVYKFSRNPMYLGFAFILAGWGVWLGSMWAFLGVAGFIAYITLFQIIPEERALHKLFGEQFDDYKSRVKRWL is encoded by the coding sequence ATGTTAAATAATAAAATTCCACCGGTTGTGGTTGTGGTGTTTTTTGCTGCTGTAATGGCACTGATTGCACATTATACCGTGATTGATTTTAGCGCATTTATTACTTATCTCTCGCTAGCACTTGTCGCTACTGGGTGTATATTTTGTATTGCTGGGGTCGTGAGTTTCCGGTTTGCTAAAACAACAGTACTACCTAACAAACCAGAACAAGCGTCTAGTTTAGTTACCTCAGGTGTTTATAAATTCTCTCGTAATCCGATGTATTTAGGTTTTGCGTTTATATTAGCAGGCTGGGGCGTGTGGCTGGGTTCAATGTGGGCTTTTTTAGGTGTAGCAGGGTTTATTGCTTACATTACCTTATTTCAAATAATCCCAGAGGAACGGGCGCTCCACAAATTATTTGGTGAGCAATTTGACGATTATAAATCACGAGTAAAACGCTGGCTTTAA
- a CDS encoding substrate-binding periplasmic protein → MTHWVDYTNPDETGVYIELLKEVYADEQLEFDFSTYKRITNLFEQKQYDIVVGVAKEDIPLAYYPNWYLDYDYPINAYFVDSAHKFNKLSDLNNKVLSWLDGYNFDKFIEYPHDYYPASTIENAVALLLNKRIDAFVDFDYNIPKEYKSKLNYVEVVPARPIYLAFSNDEKGRALARRFDQTMPKLKSSGRLQALYKSDYENTRFAEFDANKTKIVLSSNDESLLRLNSVTEGKSLDAQLYKLILAEMRDYRIEFVKAPDINAEVQFGISHCFANKINTSERASRYLISKPFSLYLAPRLYSPNNLAQFKHIKNLDELVSQSGLRLGLSKFRIFSEDIMSLLEEVDKTKIKPAPTNIFSRLQQLAKLQEFDASIEYPSDVATYWHDITDADIYSFDLKLKTSFTVGHLMCERSEENIKFMQDFNNTLSKLIQSDEYKALIYHFAADLPAEQFNKIYQQALLDEE, encoded by the coding sequence GTGACTCACTGGGTTGATTACACTAATCCGGATGAAACAGGCGTTTATATTGAATTATTAAAAGAAGTTTATGCGGATGAACAGCTCGAGTTTGATTTTAGTACTTACAAACGAATTACCAATTTATTTGAACAAAAACAATATGATATTGTTGTTGGTGTTGCTAAAGAGGATATTCCTTTAGCTTATTATCCTAATTGGTATTTAGACTACGATTACCCAATTAATGCGTATTTTGTAGATTCTGCTCATAAGTTTAATAAACTGTCTGATTTAAACAACAAAGTATTAAGCTGGCTCGATGGCTACAATTTCGATAAGTTTATTGAATACCCACACGATTATTACCCGGCTTCTACTATTGAAAACGCAGTGGCACTGCTACTCAATAAACGCATAGATGCTTTCGTTGATTTTGACTACAACATTCCCAAAGAGTACAAATCAAAGCTTAATTATGTAGAGGTTGTGCCCGCAAGGCCTATTTATTTAGCCTTTTCGAACGATGAAAAGGGCAGAGCCTTGGCGCGAAGATTTGACCAAACAATGCCAAAATTAAAATCATCGGGAAGGTTGCAGGCATTATATAAATCAGATTATGAAAATACGCGTTTTGCAGAGTTTGACGCAAATAAAACAAAAATCGTATTAAGTAGTAATGATGAGTCTTTGCTACGACTGAACTCAGTTACCGAAGGAAAATCACTCGACGCGCAGCTTTATAAGTTAATTTTGGCTGAAATGCGAGATTACAGAATTGAGTTTGTAAAAGCGCCAGATATCAATGCGGAGGTGCAATTTGGCATTAGTCATTGTTTTGCCAATAAAATTAACACGTCAGAACGAGCAAGCCGCTATTTAATATCAAAGCCGTTTTCTTTGTATCTCGCACCGCGACTTTATTCTCCAAATAACTTGGCTCAATTTAAACATATAAAAAATTTAGACGAGTTGGTGTCACAAAGTGGATTAAGGTTGGGGTTATCAAAATTCAGAATATTCTCCGAAGACATTATGTCTCTACTTGAAGAGGTAGATAAAACTAAAATAAAACCAGCTCCCACTAATATATTCTCTAGATTACAACAATTAGCGAAGTTGCAAGAGTTTGATGCGTCTATTGAATACCCCAGCGATGTAGCCACGTATTGGCACGATATAACAGACGCTGATATTTACTCCTTTGATTTGAAATTAAAAACATCGTTTACTGTTGGGCATTTAATGTGTGAGCGCAGTGAAGAAAATATAAAATTTATGCAGGACTTTAATAATACACTCTCAAAATTAATTCAAAGCGATGAGTATAAAGCGCTTATCTACCACTTTGCGGCAGACTTACCTGCTGAACAGTTTAATAAAATTTATCAGCAAGCACTGTTAGATGAAGAGTGA
- a CDS encoding DMT family transporter: protein MQFLLILLTFMGGMGLSVEAGLLGPLGSEVGELWATFSIFAVGAALTFLLMLFFSPRNSPSFFSQPPSLLLGGVLGPVYVIILTIATPNIGIAMTMIGILAGQIFKSLIIDHYGLFGTTERKIDVKRIIALAFIIISLVFMAQG from the coding sequence ATGCAATTTCTATTAATATTACTGACCTTTATGGGCGGTATGGGTTTGTCCGTAGAAGCGGGGTTATTAGGGCCTTTGGGTAGTGAAGTGGGTGAACTGTGGGCCACATTTAGTATATTTGCGGTTGGTGCTGCCTTAACATTTTTGCTAATGCTGTTTTTTAGCCCTCGTAATAGTCCTTCATTTTTTAGCCAGCCCCCTTCTTTATTATTAGGTGGCGTGCTTGGCCCTGTTTACGTGATTATTTTAACAATTGCAACGCCAAACATCGGCATAGCCATGACAATGATCGGCATACTCGCAGGGCAAATTTTCAAAAGCTTAATTATTGACCATTACGGTTTGTTTGGCACCACTGAACGCAAAATCGATGTTAAACGCATTATTGCTTTGGCGTTTATTATTATCTCTCTGGTTTTTATGGCACAAGGATAA
- a CDS encoding BlaI/MecI/CopY family transcriptional regulator, with product MKLSEFELDIMQLLWQHEPCTASQLHKALLADTQKDKKVAYTTVKTIVDRLEQKQAIARCGQEGRAIVFKSVITQSAFSAQAMPSFMQRFFKGNSRSLIAHFIKEEKLNDEDIEYLQSLLKNKKQD from the coding sequence ATGAAACTCAGTGAATTTGAATTAGATATTATGCAGTTGCTTTGGCAACACGAGCCATGCACGGCTAGCCAATTACATAAAGCGCTCCTAGCGGATACACAAAAAGACAAAAAAGTAGCTTATACAACGGTGAAAACAATCGTTGATAGGTTAGAACAAAAACAAGCGATAGCTCGCTGCGGGCAAGAGGGGAGAGCGATTGTATTTAAATCAGTGATCACTCAAAGCGCATTTTCAGCACAAGCAATGCCTAGCTTCATGCAGCGTTTTTTTAAAGGTAACTCTCGCAGCTTAATTGCCCACTTTATTAAAGAAGAAAAGCTGAATGACGAGGATATTGAGTACCTACAATCGTTATTGAAAAATAAAAAGCAAGATTAA
- a CDS encoding DMT family transporter, translating into MTIIMIFLAVIGGATLSIQAALNGRLGGNVGVFKSAFLTFSVGALVTALLLFYFEPNHAVTLMDVPKWQLLGAMCGVPYIVIMVLAVQKIGTAVATVAVIFGQLTMSVLIDNFGWLGNEAIALSPSRLAALVCLAIALFFIYSSGKVENKKS; encoded by the coding sequence ATGACTATTATTATGATTTTTCTAGCTGTAATTGGTGGCGCAACATTAAGCATTCAAGCAGCCTTAAACGGACGACTAGGCGGTAACGTCGGTGTTTTTAAAAGTGCTTTTTTAACCTTTTCTGTTGGTGCACTAGTAACCGCACTGCTCTTATTTTATTTTGAACCAAATCATGCTGTAACCTTAATGGATGTACCAAAATGGCAGCTACTTGGTGCCATGTGTGGCGTACCATACATTGTTATTATGGTGCTTGCGGTGCAAAAAATAGGTACAGCGGTGGCAACCGTCGCGGTTATTTTTGGTCAACTAACCATGAGTGTATTAATTGATAATTTTGGCTGGCTTGGTAATGAGGCTATTGCATTGTCACCCAGTCGACTAGCGGCGTTAGTGTGTTTAGCCATTGCATTATTTTTTATTTATTCAAGCGGTAAAGTTGAAAACAAAAAATCGTAG
- the queE gene encoding 7-carboxy-7-deazaguanine synthase QueE codes for MYKINEVFETIQGEASFTGTPSIFLRLQGCPVGCSWCDTKQTWDVDNVYKVSLDDTVEKKADSDHWAEASAAQVLELFKSRGYTAKHVVITGGEPCMYDLNPVCNLLHDHGFSTQIETSGTFEILAPAQTWVTVSPKINMRGGYKVLSSAMQRADEIKHPVAMQKHVEELEELFVATGVNPKLVYLQPISQKTSATKLAIDICIAKNWRLSIQVHKYLGIS; via the coding sequence TTGTACAAAATTAATGAAGTGTTTGAAACCATTCAAGGTGAAGCGAGCTTTACCGGTACGCCGTCTATATTTTTACGCCTGCAAGGTTGTCCTGTGGGATGTTCGTGGTGTGACACTAAACAAACCTGGGATGTTGATAATGTATATAAAGTATCACTAGATGACACGGTAGAAAAAAAAGCCGACTCAGATCATTGGGCTGAGGCCAGTGCCGCGCAGGTCCTGGAGTTATTTAAATCCCGTGGCTATACCGCCAAGCATGTTGTGATCACCGGTGGTGAACCTTGCATGTACGATTTAAATCCAGTATGTAATTTATTGCATGATCATGGCTTTAGCACGCAAATAGAAACCAGTGGCACCTTTGAAATTCTCGCCCCTGCCCAAACGTGGGTTACGGTATCGCCAAAAATTAATATGCGTGGTGGTTACAAAGTATTGAGCAGTGCTATGCAACGCGCCGATGAAATTAAACATCCGGTTGCTATGCAAAAGCACGTAGAAGAACTGGAAGAGTTATTTGTCGCCACGGGTGTTAACCCAAAACTGGTATATTTGCAGCCAATCAGCCAAAAAACGTCGGCAACTAAATTAGCCATTGATATTTGTATCGCCAAAAACTGGCGCTTATCAATTCAAGTACATAAGTATTTGGGTATTAGTTAA
- a CDS encoding LysR family transcriptional regulator — MNDINTVSIKTLVTFIGVFNTHSFSEVARREGVSASNISRTIQQLEDALGQQLFYRNTRAVVPTEAGRLFLDYAQTITEQMNDARKELQDRTLEPTGLIRINAPVFFGQRHIAPWLPELSIRYPNLQIELTLTDDFIDPHRDATDVIFRIGALTDSSLHARVFGTQVYHLAASPAYLKNNPKITNPSALKNHQCLIYKGSSGANRWLFKAKNASWAHYSVAPLLASNNADTLLTCALKGMGLVLFPDWLIGEHLKAGTLVKVLPNYDAAIKTEPQQIAAIYPHTRYAPLNVRALIDYFADVFGEPLYWQQ; from the coding sequence ATGAATGACATAAATACAGTGAGCATTAAAACACTCGTTACGTTTATCGGTGTTTTTAATACCCATAGTTTTTCAGAGGTGGCTAGGCGGGAGGGGGTGTCTGCGTCAAATATTTCACGCACTATTCAACAATTAGAAGATGCACTAGGGCAGCAGCTTTTTTATCGAAATACCCGTGCTGTTGTGCCAACAGAAGCGGGTCGGTTGTTTTTAGATTATGCACAAACAATCACCGAGCAAATGAATGACGCGAGAAAAGAGCTGCAAGACAGAACGCTCGAACCAACCGGGTTAATTAGAATTAATGCGCCTGTATTTTTTGGCCAAAGGCACATTGCTCCTTGGTTGCCTGAGTTAAGTATTCGCTATCCAAACTTACAAATAGAGTTAACACTTACTGATGACTTTATTGACCCGCATCGAGATGCCACCGATGTTATATTTCGTATCGGTGCGTTAACCGACTCTTCGTTACATGCGCGCGTATTTGGTACTCAAGTGTATCATTTAGCAGCCTCACCAGCGTATTTGAAAAACAACCCTAAAATTACTAACCCATCTGCACTTAAAAATCATCAATGCTTAATTTACAAAGGTTCTTCAGGCGCGAATCGTTGGCTGTTTAAAGCTAAAAATGCATCATGGGCTCATTACTCTGTTGCACCATTACTTGCCTCAAATAACGCTGATACATTATTAACTTGTGCATTAAAAGGCATGGGTTTAGTGCTGTTTCCTGATTGGCTTATTGGTGAGCATTTAAAGGCGGGTACTTTAGTAAAGGTGTTACCTAATTATGATGCAGCAATTAAAACAGAGCCTCAGCAAATAGCGGCTATTTATCCACACACACGCTATGCCCCTTTAAATGTTAGGGCGCTTATTGATTACTTTGCTGATGTTTTCGGTGAACCGCTTTATTGGCAACAATAG
- the queC gene encoding 7-cyano-7-deazaguanine synthase QueC, which produces MTQKVVVIYSGGMDSFTVLNKALQQGHDVYALSFDYGQRHVKELKVAANVCEKLNVPHKIVDISAINQLIGGSSLTDDIDVPEGHYEEESMKSTIVPNRNMILLSLAVGYAVSLKASKVYYGAHSGDHAIYPDCRPEFVKKMDDVCRIANYDAVEIFSPYLNNTKIDILTDGIRMGLDYSQTWTCYNGRDKACGKCGACQERLEAFELNNVTDPLEYE; this is translated from the coding sequence ATGACGCAAAAAGTAGTTGTTATTTATTCCGGCGGTATGGACTCATTTACTGTATTAAATAAAGCCTTGCAGCAAGGCCATGATGTTTATGCCCTCTCGTTTGATTATGGTCAGCGTCATGTTAAAGAACTTAAAGTTGCCGCCAACGTATGTGAAAAGCTAAATGTCCCGCACAAAATTGTTGATATATCAGCAATTAATCAGCTTATTGGTGGTTCGTCGTTAACAGACGATATTGATGTGCCAGAAGGCCATTACGAAGAAGAAAGCATGAAAAGCACCATTGTGCCTAACCGCAATATGATTTTACTTTCTTTAGCGGTAGGTTATGCAGTGTCGCTTAAAGCGAGCAAAGTATATTACGGCGCGCATTCAGGCGATCATGCAATTTACCCTGACTGTCGTCCTGAGTTTGTTAAAAAGATGGATGATGTATGTCGTATTGCAAATTACGATGCAGTAGAAATTTTTAGCCCGTATTTAAACAATACTAAAATCGATATTTTAACCGACGGTATTAGAATGGGCTTAGACTACAGCCAAACATGGACCTGTTATAATGGTCGTGACAAAGCGTGTGGTAAATGTGGTGCCTGCCAAGAACGTTTAGAGGCCTTTGAGCTTAACAACGTGACAGACCCGCTTGAATATGAGTAA